A portion of the Raphanus sativus cultivar WK10039 unplaced genomic scaffold, ASM80110v3 Scaffold0846, whole genome shotgun sequence genome contains these proteins:
- the LOC130503178 gene encoding uncharacterized protein LOC130503178 — MVEKLGLKVIKTPTTYKLQWLNDEGELEVKHQVKVPLSIGKYEEEILCDVLPMDAGHILLGRPWQSDRRTLHDGFTNRYSFEYKGKKTVLVPLTPQEVHLDQIALKKNKATSESKKKQQANILLQPKGSSLPHLLIVFKECLNITKPAQDLPSKIQFLLQEFKDVFPEEAPQGLPPIRGIEHQINFIPGASLPNKPAYRTNPLETKELQQQVTELMKKGHIRESMSPCAVPVLLVDLKSGYHQIRMKEGDEWKTAFKTKQGLYECKNLDEHVEHLRKVDEEKIKAIKEWPSPKTVGEVRSFHGLAGFYRKFVKDFSTVAAPLTEVIKKNVGFKWEQFQEEAFQALKEKLTNSPVLSLPDFSKTFEIECDASGIGVGAVLMQEKKPIAFFSEKLGGATLNYPTYDKELYALVRALQTWQHYLWPKEFVIHTDHELCVPNSSLRDLFVKEAHAGGLGGHFGVAKTLNAKSKVQNHVSLDGQKKAELVKQIHEKARINIENKTKLYAKQANKGRKEMIFEEGDLVWIHLRKDRFPNERKSKLMPRLDGPFKVIRKINNNTYQLDLQ; from the exons ATGGTGGAGAAACTTGGTCTGAAGGTCATAAAAACACCAACAACTTACAAGTTACAATGGCTTAATGACGAAGGAGAGCTAGAGGTAAAGCATCAAGTTAAGGTACCATTGTCTATTGGGAAGTATGAGGAAGAGATACTGTGTGATGTCTTACCAATGGATGCTGGACACATATTGCTTGGTAGACCTTGGCAATCCGACAGAAGAACACTTCATGATGGGTTCACAAACAGATACTCGTTTGAGTACAAAGGAAAGAAGACTGTTTTGGTTCCTTTGACACCGCAAGAAGTTCATCTAGATCAGATAGCCTTGAAGAAGAACAAAGCGACCTCAGAATCTAAGAAAAAGCAGCAGGCTAATATATTGCTTCAACCAAAGGGAAGTTCTTTACCTCACTTGCTGattgtttttaaagaatgttTAAACATAACAAAGCCAGCGCAGGATCTTCCTAGCAAGATACAATTTCTTTTGCAGGAATTCAAAGATGTTTTTCCAGAAGAAGCTCCACAAGGACTGCCACCTATCAGAGGAATAGAGCATCAAATCAATTTTATTCCAGGGGCTTCTCTACCGAACAAgccagcctatagaaccaatCCTCTGGAGACCAAAGAGCTACAGCAACAAGTCACTGAGCTTATGAAGAAAGGTCATATTCGTGAGAGCATGAGCCCATGTGCAGTTCCAGTCTTACtt gtTGATTTGAAAAGTGGGTATCACCAAATTAGAATGAAAGagggtgatgagtggaaaactgcttttaaaacgaAGCAGGGGCTATATGAATG CAAGAACTTGGATGAGCATGTTGAGCATCTTAGAAAG gttgatgaagaaaagatcaaagctaTCAAGGAATGGCCAAGCCCAAAGACAGTTGGTGAAGTGAGAAGCTTCCATGGTCTAGCCGGATTCTACAGAAAATTTGTCAAGGATTTTAGTACTGTGGCTGCACCACTGACTGAAGTAATCAAGAAAAACGTTGGGTTCAAGTGGGAACAATTCCAAGAAGAAGCATTCCAAGCCTTGAAAGAGAAACTCACCAATTCACCAGTTCTTTCTCTCCCTgacttttctaaaacatttgaaatagaatgtgatgcttctggtattGGTGTAGGTGCTGTGCTTATGCAGGAAAAGAAACCTATAGCTTtctttagtgaaaagcttggagggGCTACTCTGAACTATCCAACGTATGACAAAGAGCTCTATGCGCTTGTGAGGGCTTTGCAAACATGGCAACACTAtctctggcctaaggagttcgtcatccacactgatcatga ACTATGTGTGCCTAACTCttctttgagagatttgtttGTCAAGGAAGCTCACGCAGGTGGACTTGGAGGACATTTTGGCGTGGCTAAGACACTGAAC GCTAAGTCCAAAGTCCAAAACCACGTTAGCTTGGATGGACAAAAGAAAGCTGAACTTGTTAAGCAGATACATGAGAAGGCCCGGATCAATATAGAAAACAAGACCAAGCTGTACGCTAAGCAAGCTAACAAAGGAAGaaaagagatgatctttgaagaaggagaCTTAGTTTGGATACATCTGAGGAAGGACAGATTTCCTAACGAAAGAAAATCCAAACTCATGCCTAGACTAGATGGTCCTTTCAAAGTCATCaggaagatcaacaacaatACCTATCAACtcgatctccaag
- the LOC130503177 gene encoding uncharacterized protein LOC130503177, translated as MGDEDTRNNGMNPLLLDALTARMTTLMDQRLEHFRAEVVHSDRERPRRTSDRSATESYYSHSNRSIGTRRRRHDQEERPKTSDPLGGLKLKIPECKGTADPEEYLEWEKKIELVFNCRDYTAEYKMKLAPTEFKEYALSWWDNLVTARRRAGDFPVETWNQMKVIMRKRFVPSHYHRELHFKLRTPSQGSRSVEEYYKEMETLMLRADIQEDREATMARFMGGLNRDIMDRLEVHHYIEMEKLLHKAIMFEQQLKRRSYKSSYGASKPHYQKDEKTRESRPFSKPKVEEQSVKGKEVATASKSRDIQCYKCKGYGHYASSCSNKRVILIRENGDIESEEEVSESEEERVEMPTRGELLVTRRTLNLQAKTDGESRERICFTLAVWFTERFAAWL; from the coding sequence ATGGGAGACGAGGACACTAGGAATAATGGAATGAATCCACTGTTACTTGATGCTTTGACTGCACGCATGACTACTTTGATGGATCAGAGACTAGAACACTTCAGGGCTGAGGTTGTGCACTCAGATCGTGAGAGACCTAGAAGGACTTCAGATCGATCTGCTACAGAAAGTTACTATAGCCATTCAAACCGATCCATTGGTACCAGAAGAAGGAGGCATGACCAGGAAGAAAGGCCAAAAACCAGCGATCCTCTTGgtggtttgaaactgaaaattCCTGAGTGTAAAGGCACTGCTGATCCAGAAGAATACTTagagtgggaaaagaagattgaaCTCGTGTTCAATTGCAGAGACTACACTGCAGAGTATAAAATGAAACTTGCCCCTACTGAGTTCAAGGAGTATGCTTTAAGTTGGTGGGATAACTTGGTTACAGCAAGAAGAAGAGCTGGAGATTTTCCTGTTGAAACCTGGAACCAGATGAAGGTAATCATGAGGAAGAGATTTGTACCGAGCCACTACCACAGAGAGTTGCACTTCAAGCTCAGAACACCGTCTCAAGGAAGTAGATCAGTTGAGGAATATTATAAGGAAATGGAAACCCTTATGCTGAGAGCTGATATACAAGAAGACAGAGAAGCAACAATGGCCAGATTCATGGGTGGTCTAAACAGAGACATCATGGACAGACTTGAAGTTCATCACTACATTGAGATGGAAAAGCTATTGCACAAGGCGATTATGTTTGAACAGcagttgaaaagaagaagttacaAGTCTAGCTATGGAGCCAGCAAACCACACTACCAGAAGGACGAAAAGACCAGAGAATCCAGACCATTCTCCAAGCCTAAAGTGGAGGAACAAAGTGTTAAAGGAAAGGAAGTAGCCACTGCATCCAAATCCAGAGACATACAGTGCTACAAGTGTAAAGGATATGGACACTATGCCAGTAGCTGCTCCAACAAAAGGGTAATACTCATCAGAGAAAATGGTGACATTGAATCCGAGGAAGAGGTATCTGAGTCTGAAGAAGAAAGGGTGGAAATGCCAACTCGTGGAGAGTTACTTGTTACTAGAAGAACACTGAATCTTCAAGCCAAGACCGATGGAGAGAGCAGAGAGAGAATCTGTTTCACACTCGCTGTATGGTTCACGGAAAGGTTTGCAgcttggttatag